The Rosa rugosa chromosome 1, drRosRugo1.1, whole genome shotgun sequence genomic sequence CAGCGGTGATTGAGTTGCAACAAAGGGTCTAGACACCAAAGGACATTGCTCCCCACCATGTTGAGGCGTGTACGGCCATGGAAAAGTTACTGGGTATTGGTGACATAGGGAAGGTACATTGCCATTCGAAGGACTATCAGTGTTTGTACTCTTTGTTAGAGGTTCAGTATCGACTTGGCTTTGGTGATCCTTGCTCTGTGTAGGTACAGATTGACCATTTTTTAGGTTGAAGAAAGTGGAAGTTTACAAATTGTGAGTCTTGTTCACTAGAGCATGCATTTTTTATTGTTCAAAATACAAGGAAATAGCTCAAATTTTCTTCAGAATTCTCAATATCTCAGACAATGGAAGCAGGTAAACAGTAACAATTACAGATTAACAAACACAAAATGACAGATTAAACAAAAAGAAGGATGAGTTACTGTCATTTGCAATAGATGAACTAAACTACCCAATTACAGAGATGTAAGAATCAGACGCCTAAGAAGAAGGGATTGAAAGAAACCCTCAAAGACAACATCTTTGTGTATTTCTCTTACTTTAGGCCAAATAAACTACAAGATTAGATGAAAAcccaaaagagaaaagaaaagaaaacacccaaaaaaaaaacaaaaaacagtgaAACCCCACAGAGGTCAAGCTTAGCATTGTGCTTTTTTTCATTATAAAGCTTTAGATTGAAGTATTAAACCCACAATTTTTACAAACCATTgcagaaaaattagaaaaggaaaaagagggtTCATACCAAGATATGGTGGTCTGTCTCCGGTTCTTGACTAGTGGTGCAAGCAACTTTCTcatccttcttcctcttcttctccattgCATTTAATCAAAGAGCCCTCTTTTATCTTTTAGCTATTCTTTTTTTCCAGCTTATGAGGACACTCTTTGTGATACTCTGAGAAGCTTCCTGATATTCAAGTAGAGAGTAAAGTTGCTATGCCTATGCTGTAGACCACAGTAGCTGTAGGGTATAGTATATGTGGGAAAAGACAAAGGGGGTCAAAGCTATAAAGGAAGGAGCAGGAAAAAAAGGGCCCAAATGTCTTCAACCCCAGAGAATATTGTGAAGGAATTTTTCACAGGCTTTTCTGGTTCTTGTTCCTGTTGCAGATTTGTCTGTTCTTGGACCAAACTAATATTTTGTAAAAGTaaagggaaattcgtccaaacagtgtctgaacttttccagactattaattttcgtatctaaactttgaaaaatatcacaatggtacctgacgttttggccccgacccaatttccatacctggaaacagtaaaatcgtctacggcgttaaattttgaaggatatttttgtcattttactattcatcatctccatcctcttcttctcctccaccgaaaccatcacCAGCACCTCTCTTGCTCTAGAACTTCAACAACTTAGAGGACCATTCTCCTCTACAAAAACGAATGCAAGGAATAATGCCACCGCTCCCTCCCACAAGGTTCTCGTTCCCTCTAACCTCTCCCCTCCACCTCCATCCCCACCACCACAACCATGtccttctcttcctcctctccttCCCCTTCTTCACTCTCCACCCCCAAACAACCCGACCCGCAACTCGACCAAAACCCCTTGCAAGTCCTCACGTACCACAACGACACCAAGCACCACTTCACTCGCTACGCCAGAGGCCCTCGCAGATTCGACTGGGCCAACCAGCCCAACCCATTCTGCCGCTACCTCTCCGCCCCTCTCCTCCCTCTCCTCCACCCCACACCACCCGACGATCACCCCTCCCCTCACTACTCCCTCTTCACCTCCCTCCCTCCTCCAAAACCCATCTCCAAATCCACCATTTCCCAACTCCTTTACGACTCTCTAGCTCTCTCCGCTTGGAAAACCACCGGCTTCTCCACCTGGTCTCTCAGAGTCAATCCCAGCAGCGGTAATCTACACCCCACCGAGGCTTATATAATCTCCCCGCTGATCCCTTCCCTCTCCGATTCCGGCTTCGTGGCCCATCCATTAAAGTCGAGCGCTTTGCGCTAGGTTCAGTATCACCAAAATAGTTTTCCGTAGAGCATATTGGGTGACGATGATGGTGATCGATGGGCAGATCCGGTAGGACTCGGGTCTAAGCAGGCTTGTTTCTAGGCTTGCAGATTTgaccgagttttttttttttttttttggactctTTGTTGTCTCGCAGTGGGTGTCTGGCAGGAACTAGATGGGTTACTATGATTGCAGCGGTGCATCAAAGATTGGTGGTTTGGAAGGGGCTGTTGATCTCTTTCGAGTTTGAAGGCTTCAAGGAGCTACATGGCGAATTGCTTCTGATTTCATGAAAATGATTCCACCACGTGGCGGTTGCAATCACAATCCTACTTCGGATCCAATTAACATTCAAATCCAATACAATTAATTCaatcaaaacttggaaactAATCGTCAGATTCATGAATCCAATCCCTCCAATCTCGTTTGAAATTAAACTCAGAAATTAACCCACTAAGAGGCTGgtgatggtttcggtggaggagaagaagaggatggagatgatgaatagtaaaatgacaaaaatatccttcaaaatttaacgccgtagacgattttactgtttccaggtatggaaattgggtcggggccaaaacgtcaggtaccattgtgatatttttcaaagtttaggtacgaaaattaatagtctggaaaagttcagacactgtttggacgaatttccctaaaAGTAAATTACAATATTATACCTGGTGCACTTTGCAATTCTAGTCCAAGACCAACAGTGAGAATTGAGACACCTCCATGAGAAAACTTGGAACAAAAGGCTGTGGGAATTTGTGTTTCTCTTCACTTATTTTAGCAATTTTCTTCTAGAAAACGAACTccgtaaaaacaaaaaataaaaaacacgtTACCCGCTGAAATTACCATGAAAGTGTGAAACTAGTCATTAGGGGCCATATAAAAGTGATTTTTCcattaagaaaacaaatttcaAACTACAGAGAAACAAAAATCTGACCTCAAATAATCGAGCTCTCTCTCTAACCACTTCAGCTAGCCTAAAggacaacaagaaaacataattttttttccccctaTCAATAAGAAGAGGAGGACTACCCAACCAGAGATCaataatgtgttttttttttttttcgatacacAGAGATCAACAATGTTTGAATTACAAGACCTTCTCCTATCTCACgcaaaaacaaaggaaaacttTTCTTCTACAATACGCTTCAAAACGAAACATTTTTCAAAAAACAGGCACCAATTTTATCGAGTAACAATAGTCTTTATAACTAGTAGGAGGTTCTAAATTCAACTCAGAACTTATTATTATAAATTTTCCGCTGttatgtgataaaaaaaaatgcataaataaaTGTTAAAAAAGAACTAAGGGATCAACACTACAGAAAAGAACACATTTTAGTGTATGGAAGACCACCCCTCTACTATACTGCTGTAGTCAAACTGCCCTTTCTCCAATGGTTCCTCTGGTTATGTGCCTGCACTGCACGTGTGTAGtgtacattttttttctcttggtaACGGAAAAAGAGTCGAATTCAGATCATAGAATAATAGTACCGAGATGAACACTCAACATTAAAGCTCTGAATATAACAGCAAAGCCACATTCACAGAAGTCTAGTACAGGAACAAATATAACCACACCAGAGTTGCTTCAAGTTTTCAAACTAAAATGATAGAAACACACCACAAGCACATAGCAACTATAAGAAACACAATCTAACTGGCTAGACACGGATGATATAAGTACTCAATACTCATCTCCCTCATCACCGTCTTCGCCCTCCTCGCCCTCAGCACCAACCTCCTCATAGTCCTTCTCCAGGGCAGCAAGATCCTCACGGGCCTCAGAGAACTCACCTTCCTCCATTCCCTCACCGACATACCAGTGGACGAAGGCCCTCTTGGCATACATGAGGTCAAACTTGTGGTCAATGCGTGAGAACACCTCAGCAACGCTGGTGGAGTTTGAGATCATGCACACTGCCCTCTGAACCTTGGCGAGATCACCACCTGGAACAACAGTTGGGGGCTGGTAGTTGATACCACATTTGAATCCGGTGGGGCACCAGTCAACAAATTGGATGGTACGCTTGGTCTTGATGGTGGCAACAGCTGCGTTGACATCCTTGGGCACCACATCACCTCTGTACATGAGACAGCAGGCCATGTATTTACCATGGCGAGGATCGCACTTGGCCATCATGGAGGAAGGCTCGAATGCGCTGTTGGTGATCTCTGCAACTGAAAGCTGCTCATGATATGCCTTCTCAGCTGAGATAACAGGAGCATAAGATGAAAGCATGAAGTGGATTCTGGGGTATGGGACAAGATTGGTCTGGAATTCAGTCACATCCACATTCAAGGCACCATCAAACCTCAGAGATGCAGTCAGAGATGAGATAACCTAAAACAGACAGCAAAAGGAAATTAGTATCCATATCCCTTAAATGAGTAACAAGCTAAGTGCTAAATTAAAAAGAGAAGACGGGACATTACCTGTGAAACGAGGCGGTTGAGGTTGGTATAGGTAGGGCGTTCAATGTCAAGGGAGCGCCTGCATATGTCATAGATGGCCTCATTATCCAACAGCACAGCAACATCAGTGTGTTCCAGAAGGGAGTGGGTTGAGAGAACACTGTTGTAGGGCTCAACCACAGAGGTAGATACTTGTGGAGAGGGGTAGACAGTGAAtccaagcttggacttcttGCCATAGTCCACTGAGAGACGTTCCAGTAAAAGGGAGCCAAGACCTGAACCAGTGCCTCCACCCACGGCATTGAAAACAAGGAACCCTTGGAGACCAGTGCAGTTGTCAGCAAGCTTTCGAATACGGTCCAGGCACAGGTCAACAATCTCTTTCCCAACTGATAAAGAAGAAAGACAAACATAAGCAGTTTGATACTTAACAGGGAAAAAAATCGCAAACAAAGAGAGGAGTAAAATACTAACTGGTATAGTGGCCACGAGCAAAGTTGTTGGCTGCGTCTTCCTTGCCACTGATGAGCTGTTCAGGGTGGAAGAGTTGGCGGTATGTTCCAGTCCTCACTTCAT encodes the following:
- the LOC133722526 gene encoding tubulin alpha-3 chain gives rise to the protein MRECISIHIGQAGIQVGNACWELYCLEHGIQPDGQMPSDKTVGGGDDAFNTFFSETGAGKHVPRAVFVDLEPTVIDEVRTGTYRQLFHPEQLISGKEDAANNFARGHYTIGKEIVDLCLDRIRKLADNCTGLQGFLVFNAVGGGTGSGLGSLLLERLSVDYGKKSKLGFTVYPSPQVSTSVVEPYNSVLSTHSLLEHTDVAVLLDNEAIYDICRRSLDIERPTYTNLNRLVSQVISSLTASLRFDGALNVDVTEFQTNLVPYPRIHFMLSSYAPVISAEKAYHEQLSVAEITNSAFEPSSMMAKCDPRHGKYMACCLMYRGDVVPKDVNAAVATIKTKRTIQFVDWCPTGFKCGINYQPPTVVPGGDLAKVQRAVCMISNSTSVAEVFSRIDHKFDLMYAKRAFVHWYVGEGMEEGEFSEAREDLAALEKDYEEVGAEGEEGEDGDEGDEY